From one Esox lucius isolate fEsoLuc1 chromosome 11, fEsoLuc1.pri, whole genome shotgun sequence genomic stretch:
- the rab3db gene encoding RAB3D, member RAS oncogene family, b yields the protein MALVNDSRLQQQPTQKDAADQNFDYMFKLLIIGNSSVGKTSFLFRYADDSFTPAFVSTVGIDFKVKTVFRNDKRIKLQIWDTAGQERYRTITTAYYRGAMGFLLMYDITNQDSFNAVQDWATQIKTYSWDNAQVILVGNKCDLEDDRLVPTEDSQRLAEDLGFQFFEASAKDNINVKQVFERLVDVICEKMNESMDGDANLMSNHRGIALQDAPPENHGGCGC from the exons ATGGCATTGGTAAATGACTCCCGCCTCCAGCAGCAGCCCACTCAGAAGGATGCGGCTGACCAAAACTTTGACTACATGTTCAAGCTGCTGATCATTGGCAACAGCAGTGTGGGAAAGACCAGCTTCCTTTTCCGCTATGCTGATGACTCCTTCACCCCAGCCTTCGTGTCAACTGTGGGCATAGATTTTAAGGTCAAGACTGTGTTTCGCAATGATAAGAGGATAAAGCTACAGATATGG GACACAGCCGGACAGGAGCGATACCGGACCATCACCACCGCCTACTACAGAGGAGCCATGGGATTCCTGCTCATGTATGACATCACCAACCAGGACTCTTTCAACGCAGTTCAGGACTG GGCAACCCAGATTAAGACATACTCCTGGGACAACGCACAGGTGATCCTGGTGGGAAACAAGTGTGACCTAGAGGATGACCGGCTAGTCCCCACAGAGGACAGCCAGAGACTGGCCGAAGACCTGG GGTTCCAGTTCTTTGAAGCCAGCGCCAAGGATAACATCAACGTGAAGCAGGTGTTTGAGCGGCTGGTAGACGTCATCTGTGAGAAGATGAACGAGAGCATGGATGGAGATGCCAACCTGATGTCCAACCATAGGGGCATTGCTTTACAGGACGCCCCTCCAGAGAACCATGGGGGCTGTGGCTGCTAA
- the tmem205 gene encoding transmembrane protein 205, producing MATEGEPTDLVKVVHLLVLSFGWGMQLWVSFIAGFALVKQVTRHTFGLVQSKLFPVYFYCLLGSNFVSLAGYAVYHPRELLDWHESLQMALYFVAVIMSGLNAQWFGPSATEIMLKLHEVEVEHGLGNQIGIGSQKEAYSKLREQDPKYKAYKSTFGRYHGLSSLCNLIGFICTTTNMVYTALNLATI from the exons ATGGCCACAGAAGGGGAGCCCACAGACTTGGTAAAAGTGGTGCACCTGCTGGTGCTGTCCTTTGGATGGGGGATGCAGCTGTGGGTTTCCTTCATAGCAG GTTTTGCGCTCGTGAAGCAGGTAACACGGCACACTTTTGGGCTGGTGCAAAGCAAGCTGTTTCCTGTTTATTTCTATTGCCTACTAGGCAGCAACTTTGTCAGCCTTGCTGGGTATGCAGTGTACCACCCCAGAGAGCTGCTGGACTGGCACGAGAGCCTACAG ATGGCCCTGTACTTTGTGGCAGTCATAATGTCTGGCCTTAATGCACAGTGGTTTGGCCCATCAGCCACAGAGATCATGTTGAAGCTGCATGAAGTGGAGGTGGAGCATGGCCTTGGAAACCAGATAGGAATAGGGAGTCAGAAGGAAGCCTACTCTAAACTCCGGGAGCAGGACCCAAAGTACAAAGCCTACAAGAGCACCTTTGGCCGCTATCATGGCCTGTCCAGCCTATGCAATCTGATTGGGTTTATATGCACTACCACCAACATGGTGTACACCGCTCTCAATCTAGCCACCATTTAG